The Candidatus Atribacteria bacterium genomic sequence AATATCCTTAATTACTTATGTTTTTTATTATCCCCATTATCTTGGGCTATGTAGACAGGCAGGATGCCTGTCTACTAATGACTAACTACTATTCTATTATCTCACTTACTACTCCGGCACTGATCGTACGCCCTCCTTCTCGGATAGCAAAGCGGAGCTGTTTCTCCATAGCGATAGGAGTAATCAATTCCCCGCTAATAGTGACTCTATCCCCGGGCATAACCATCTCTACCCCTTCGGGAAGAGTGACGGTTCCGGTTACATCC encodes the following:
- the tuf gene encoding elongation factor Tu (EF-Tu; promotes GTP-dependent binding of aminoacyl-tRNA to the A-site of ribosomes during protein biosynthesis; when the tRNA anticodon matches the mRNA codon, GTP hydrolysis results; the inactive EF-Tu-GDP leaves the ribosome and release of GDP is promoted by elongation factor Ts; many prokaryotes have two copies of the gene encoding EF-Tu), with the translated sequence DVTGTVTLPEGVEMVMPGDRVTISGELITPIAMEKQLRFAIREGGRTISAGVVSEIIE